In Curtobacterium sp. L6-1, a genomic segment contains:
- a CDS encoding exonuclease domain-containing protein → MSVPRATIGGVLNFTAIDFETANNSPASACSVGLVKVRGGRVVERASWFIRPPAGHDAFLEWNTRIHGIVETDVTHAKSWEQQYPDLVAFADGDVLVAHNARFDMGVIAGGCAATGIEIGEHHSMCSLQVARKTYTLDSYRLPVAAQAAGFSGFQHHDAAADAEACAAIVVHAAGFHGVPTVEALGAVTRVTINPVRARVEKPRSATPQPRLSRRPMVFSD, encoded by the coding sequence ATGTCGGTTCCCCGTGCGACGATCGGGGGCGTGTTGAACTTCACCGCGATCGACTTCGAGACCGCGAACAACTCGCCCGCCAGCGCGTGTTCGGTCGGACTCGTGAAGGTGCGCGGCGGCCGTGTCGTCGAGCGGGCCTCCTGGTTCATCCGACCGCCGGCCGGGCACGATGCGTTCCTCGAGTGGAACACCCGCATCCACGGGATCGTCGAGACGGACGTCACGCACGCGAAGTCGTGGGAGCAGCAGTACCCGGACCTGGTCGCGTTCGCCGACGGGGACGTGCTCGTCGCCCACAACGCCCGCTTCGACATGGGCGTCATCGCCGGAGGGTGCGCGGCGACGGGCATCGAGATCGGCGAGCACCACTCGATGTGCTCGCTGCAGGTGGCCCGGAAGACGTACACGCTCGACTCCTACCGACTGCCCGTCGCGGCGCAGGCTGCGGGCTTCTCCGGGTTCCAGCACCACGACGCCGCAGCCGATGCCGAGGCCTGCGCGGCGATCGTCGTGCATGCGGCGGGGTTCCACGGCGTCCCGACGGTCGAGGCCCTCGGCGCGGTGACCCGGGTGACGATCAACCCCGTCCGCGCGCGGGTCGAGAAGCCGAGGTCGGCGACACCGCAGCCGCGCCTGTCACGTCGGCCGATGGTGTTCTCGGACTGA
- a CDS encoding DNA recombination protein RmuC: MQILALVIGLVLGALVGAVVAWSLAKSRAGVDAAVAHATADALRAQLEESRHDADDRLDAQDTQYRRQVDSLERRAAELEHLVQRLHGAESARAQDESKVLTALSPVADTLQVMREKIAELERSRSEQYGALSAQLRSAAESEERLRATAETLAGALSSNSTRGVWGETQLRNVVEAAGLLERVDFDVQSSVTTSAGAARPDMIVHLPGGKSIAVDAKVPFAAYLQASEIPASAIGAEAARRDDLMAQHVKALRAHVDALAAREYWSGYDASPELTVAFIPSESLIASALAADPGLLDHAFRKRVALASPVTLWSVLKTVAFSWQQDVVTQEARELFRVSRELHGRLSTMATHVDKLGRSIRGSVVDYNRFVGSLERQVLPSARRLSLLDESKVIADPASIEDEPRLLTAPELVAATED; the protein is encoded by the coding sequence ATGCAGATCCTCGCCCTGGTCATCGGCCTCGTCCTCGGTGCCCTCGTCGGTGCCGTCGTCGCGTGGTCGCTCGCGAAGTCCCGCGCCGGTGTCGACGCGGCGGTTGCCCACGCGACGGCGGACGCCCTCCGCGCACAGCTCGAGGAGTCCCGGCACGACGCCGACGACCGACTCGACGCGCAGGACACGCAGTACCGCCGCCAGGTCGACTCGCTCGAACGCCGGGCAGCGGAGCTGGAGCACCTCGTGCAGCGGTTGCACGGGGCGGAGTCCGCACGGGCGCAGGACGAGTCGAAGGTGCTCACGGCCCTGAGCCCGGTCGCCGACACGCTGCAGGTGATGCGCGAGAAGATCGCCGAGCTCGAGCGCTCCCGGAGCGAGCAGTACGGCGCACTCTCGGCACAGCTCCGGTCGGCCGCCGAGTCCGAGGAACGCCTGCGCGCGACGGCCGAGACGCTCGCCGGCGCCCTGTCGTCGAACAGCACCCGCGGCGTCTGGGGCGAGACGCAGTTGCGGAACGTCGTCGAGGCCGCCGGGCTGCTCGAACGGGTCGACTTCGACGTCCAGTCCTCGGTGACCACCTCGGCCGGCGCCGCCCGACCGGACATGATCGTGCACCTGCCCGGCGGGAAGTCCATCGCCGTCGATGCCAAGGTGCCCTTCGCCGCCTACCTGCAGGCGTCCGAGATCCCCGCGAGCGCCATCGGGGCCGAGGCCGCCCGCCGCGACGACCTCATGGCGCAGCACGTCAAGGCACTCCGGGCCCACGTCGACGCCCTCGCCGCGCGGGAGTACTGGTCCGGCTACGATGCCTCGCCCGAGCTGACCGTGGCGTTCATCCCCTCCGAGTCCCTCATCGCGAGCGCGCTGGCGGCGGACCCGGGGCTGCTCGACCACGCGTTCCGGAAGCGCGTCGCCCTGGCCTCGCCGGTGACGCTGTGGTCGGTGCTCAAGACGGTGGCGTTCTCGTGGCAGCAGGACGTCGTCACGCAGGAGGCCCGTGAGCTCTTCCGGGTCTCCCGCGAGCTGCACGGACGCCTGTCGACGATGGCGACGCACGTGGACAAGCTCGGCCGGTCGATCCGGGGCAGCGTCGTCGACTACAACCGCTTCGTGGGGTCGCTCGAGCGGCAGGTGCTCCCGAGCGCCCGGCGGCTGTCGCTGCTCGACGAGTCGAAGGTCATCGCGGACCCGGCGTCGATCGAGGACGAGCCGCGACTGCTCACGGCGCCGGAGCTCGTCGCGGCGACCGAGGACTGA
- the glpX gene encoding class II fructose-bisphosphatase, giving the protein MTPTTETGSLFLQPDRNLALELVRATEAAAIRAQPWVGRGEKNLADGAAVDAMRKFLGTVNFDGVVVIGEGEKDNAPMLYNGEHVGNGHGPACDIAVDPIDGTSLTAAGRQNAISVMAVSDRGSMYDPSAVFYMDKIAAGPEGRGVLDLEKPIGENIRALAKAKGKDLEDMVVAVLDRPRHDELIRQIRATGAGTRLLLDGDVAGGIAAALPGSNIDMCVGVGGTPEGIITACAIKALDGVILGKLQPKDDEERERAIAAGHDLDKVLDQDDLVTGDNTFFVATGVTDGVLVDGVRRSRGVIHTDSLVLRSRSNTIRRIQADHRAEKWF; this is encoded by the coding sequence GTGACTCCCACCACTGAGACCGGCTCCCTGTTCCTCCAGCCCGACCGCAACCTGGCGCTCGAGCTCGTGCGTGCGACGGAGGCCGCCGCGATCCGTGCCCAGCCGTGGGTGGGTCGTGGTGAGAAGAACCTCGCCGACGGCGCCGCGGTCGACGCGATGCGCAAGTTCCTCGGCACGGTCAACTTCGACGGCGTGGTCGTCATCGGCGAGGGCGAGAAGGACAACGCCCCGATGCTCTACAACGGCGAGCACGTCGGCAACGGGCACGGCCCGGCCTGCGACATCGCGGTGGACCCGATCGACGGCACCTCGCTGACCGCCGCCGGCCGCCAGAACGCCATCTCGGTCATGGCCGTGTCCGACCGCGGGTCGATGTACGACCCGTCGGCCGTGTTCTACATGGACAAGATCGCCGCCGGGCCCGAGGGCCGCGGGGTCCTCGACCTCGAGAAGCCGATCGGCGAGAACATCCGTGCGCTCGCGAAGGCGAAGGGCAAGGACCTCGAGGACATGGTCGTCGCCGTGCTCGATCGTCCTCGTCACGACGAGCTCATCCGCCAGATCCGTGCCACGGGTGCCGGCACGCGGCTGCTGCTCGACGGTGACGTGGCCGGTGGCATCGCGGCCGCGCTGCCCGGGTCGAACATCGACATGTGCGTCGGCGTGGGTGGCACCCCGGAGGGCATCATCACGGCGTGCGCGATCAAGGCGCTCGACGGCGTGATCCTGGGCAAGCTCCAGCCGAAGGACGACGAGGAGCGCGAGCGCGCCATCGCCGCCGGGCACGACCTCGACAAGGTCCTCGACCAGGACGACCTGGTCACGGGCGACAACACGTTCTTCGTCGCGACCGGTGTCACCGACGGCGTCCTGGTGGACGGTGTCCGCCGCTCGCGCGGGGTCATCCACACCGACTCGCTCGTGCTGCGGTCCCGCTCGAACACGATCCGCCGCATCCAGGCCGACCACCGCGCCGAGAAGTGGTTCTGA
- the fbaA gene encoding class II fructose-bisphosphate aldolase codes for MPIATPEQYAEMIDRAKAGKFAYPAVNVSSSQTINAVLQGLTEAGSDGIIQVTTGGADYFAGQTVKNRAAGALAMAAFAHEVAKNYPITVALHTDHCPKDALDGFVLPLIAASEEEVRQGRNPIFQSHMWDGSAVPLDENIEIAKTMIEKTRNINAILEVEIGVVGGEEDGVQHEGTNDALYTTANDVERVVEALGMGDQGRWIAALTFGNVHGVYKPGNVKLRPELLGEIQDAIAQKHGTGQNPLDLVFHGGSGSTDDEIHEAVRNGVIKMNIDTDTQYAFTRSIAGSMFSNYEGVLKIDGEVGNKKQYDPRAWGKVAESAMAARVVEATKVLGSAGQSQS; via the coding sequence GTGCCCATCGCAACGCCGGAACAGTACGCCGAGATGATCGACCGCGCGAAGGCCGGGAAGTTCGCGTACCCCGCGGTCAACGTGTCGTCGTCCCAGACCATCAACGCGGTCCTGCAGGGCCTGACCGAAGCCGGGTCGGACGGGATCATCCAGGTCACCACCGGCGGGGCGGACTACTTCGCCGGGCAGACCGTCAAGAACCGCGCCGCCGGGGCCCTCGCCATGGCGGCGTTCGCGCACGAGGTCGCGAAGAACTACCCGATCACGGTCGCGCTCCACACCGACCACTGCCCGAAGGACGCCCTCGACGGCTTCGTCCTCCCGCTCATCGCCGCGAGCGAGGAAGAGGTCCGTCAGGGTCGCAACCCGATCTTCCAGTCGCACATGTGGGACGGGTCGGCCGTGCCCCTCGACGAGAACATCGAGATCGCGAAGACCATGATCGAGAAGACGCGCAACATCAACGCGATCCTCGAGGTCGAGATCGGTGTCGTCGGCGGCGAAGAGGACGGCGTGCAGCACGAGGGTACGAACGACGCCCTGTACACGACCGCGAACGACGTCGAGCGTGTCGTCGAGGCACTCGGCATGGGCGACCAGGGGCGGTGGATCGCGGCCCTGACCTTCGGCAACGTGCACGGCGTGTACAAGCCGGGCAACGTGAAGCTCCGTCCCGAGCTCCTCGGCGAGATCCAGGACGCCATCGCGCAGAAGCACGGCACCGGCCAGAACCCGCTCGACCTCGTCTTCCACGGGGGCTCCGGCTCGACCGACGACGAGATCCACGAAGCCGTCCGCAACGGTGTCATCAAGATGAACATCGACACGGACACGCAGTACGCGTTCACCCGGTCGATCGCGGGTTCGATGTTCTCCAACTACGAAGGCGTCCTGAAGATCGACGGCGAGGTCGGCAACAAGAAGCAGTACGACCCGCGTGCCTGGGGCAAGGTCGCCGAGTCCGCCATGGCGGCGCGCGTCGTCGAGGCGACGAAGGTCCTCGGCTCCGCGGGGCAGTCCCAGAGCTGA
- a CDS encoding M18 family aminopeptidase, giving the protein MTVDAITSEFAHFVTESPTAFHAASVARDRLVAAGFTDLDETAVWPTEPGAYVVVRDGAVIAWRLPEGATATTPFRILGAHTDSPGFRVKPNPSVRVGGWEQLNVEVYGGPILSTWFDRDLRIAGRVVHRDGQVSLFDTGHAVARIPNLAIHLDRGANDGPAIDKQRHTLPVVGTDGTAGGTDAVEWLRSRLGETAVSWDLFLADAQAPARIGIEQDFLASARMDNLTSVHAGLRGLLAASGDGDHIPVFAAFDHEEIGSSSPSGAGGPFLEDVLARVQEGLGASRSESARAFRASWLLSSDAGHLVHPNHSEKHDPTNRPRPGAGPLLKISANQRYMTEAKGTAVFAAACESAGVAYQPFVNVNTIPGGSTIGPIAATRLGIPTIDIGVGLLSMHSARELVHVDDLAALHAVVAAFLA; this is encoded by the coding sequence ATGACCGTCGACGCCATCACCAGCGAGTTCGCCCACTTCGTCACGGAGTCGCCGACCGCGTTCCACGCCGCCTCGGTCGCCCGTGACCGGCTCGTGGCAGCGGGCTTCACGGACCTCGACGAGACCGCCGTCTGGCCGACCGAGCCCGGCGCGTACGTCGTGGTCCGCGACGGGGCCGTCATCGCGTGGCGTCTGCCCGAGGGCGCGACCGCGACCACCCCGTTCCGCATCCTCGGCGCGCACACCGACTCCCCCGGCTTCCGGGTCAAGCCGAACCCGTCCGTCCGCGTCGGCGGGTGGGAGCAGCTCAACGTCGAGGTCTACGGCGGCCCGATCCTCTCGACGTGGTTCGACCGCGACCTCCGCATCGCCGGTCGTGTCGTGCACCGCGACGGACAGGTGTCGCTCTTCGACACCGGGCACGCGGTCGCGCGCATCCCGAACCTCGCGATCCACCTCGACCGCGGCGCCAACGACGGCCCCGCGATCGACAAGCAGCGGCACACGCTGCCCGTCGTCGGCACGGACGGTACCGCTGGCGGGACGGACGCCGTCGAGTGGTTGCGCTCGCGCCTCGGCGAGACCGCCGTCTCGTGGGACCTCTTCCTCGCGGACGCGCAGGCCCCGGCGCGGATCGGCATCGAGCAGGACTTCCTGGCGTCGGCGCGGATGGACAACCTGACGAGCGTGCACGCCGGACTCCGCGGACTCCTCGCGGCCTCGGGCGACGGCGACCACATCCCGGTGTTCGCCGCGTTCGACCACGAGGAGATCGGTTCGTCGTCGCCCTCGGGCGCCGGTGGCCCGTTCCTCGAGGACGTCCTCGCCCGCGTGCAGGAGGGCCTCGGTGCGTCGCGGTCCGAGAGCGCCCGCGCGTTCCGTGCCTCGTGGCTGCTGTCGAGCGACGCCGGACACCTGGTGCACCCCAACCACTCCGAGAAGCACGACCCGACGAACCGGCCGCGTCCGGGCGCCGGACCCCTGCTGAAGATCAGCGCGAACCAGCGGTACATGACCGAGGCGAAGGGCACCGCGGTGTTCGCCGCCGCGTGCGAGAGCGCGGGCGTCGCGTACCAGCCGTTCGTCAACGTCAACACGATCCCCGGTGGATCGACCATCGGCCCGATCGCGGCGACGCGGCTCGGCATCCCGACGATCGACATCGGCGTCGGGCTGCTGTCGATGCACTCGGCCCGGGAGCTCGTGCACGTCGACGACCTCGCCGCGCTGCACGCCGTGGTCGCCGCCTTCCTGGCCTGA
- a CDS encoding DUF6264 family protein, which yields MTGRQDQTDARTREQADGWHGVPHRDATAVDGQEARITPAPSADSADAQPTGPAQGGTPGGRPAPQYGEYAPEGWVNPVLVEQERQERLDRERAAASGPTTGADRGGRRRGPEDRTRSTGDRPDTAVRPTSADRADASHRPGGRTDGAGAPVRRLGASPVDVLLTFVLLAMGLVSVVQSLSISSVASAVRQTLETNYTALQDPGSLNGAAMVSAVGMLVVYALTLWWSVVRLRAAKRTFWVPLLGGAVATVFSTIVFVVVVFQDGGFVSALMQHAAG from the coding sequence GTGACCGGCCGGCAGGACCAGACGGACGCGCGGACGCGCGAGCAGGCCGACGGCTGGCACGGCGTCCCCCACCGCGATGCCACCGCCGTCGACGGCCAGGAGGCCCGGATCACCCCCGCCCCGTCCGCCGACTCCGCAGACGCCCAGCCCACCGGTCCCGCCCAGGGCGGCACGCCCGGTGGGCGTCCCGCGCCGCAGTACGGCGAGTACGCCCCCGAGGGGTGGGTGAACCCGGTGCTCGTCGAACAGGAGCGGCAGGAACGACTCGACCGCGAGCGAGCGGCCGCCTCCGGTCCGACCACGGGCGCCGACCGCGGCGGCCGACGTCGGGGTCCCGAGGACCGGACACGCTCGACCGGCGACCGTCCCGACACTGCTGTCCGGCCGACCTCCGCTGACCGCGCGGACGCGTCGCACCGACCGGGAGGGCGGACCGACGGGGCAGGTGCTCCGGTCCGACGGCTCGGCGCCTCGCCGGTCGACGTGCTGTTGACGTTCGTGCTGCTGGCGATGGGCCTGGTGAGCGTCGTGCAGTCGCTGTCGATCAGCTCCGTCGCGTCCGCTGTCCGGCAGACCCTCGAGACGAACTACACCGCGCTGCAGGACCCGGGCTCGCTGAACGGTGCCGCGATGGTCAGCGCCGTGGGCATGCTCGTGGTCTACGCGCTCACGCTCTGGTGGTCGGTCGTGCGGCTGCGCGCGGCGAAGCGGACGTTCTGGGTGCCGCTGCTCGGGGGAGCGGTGGCGACCGTGTTCAGCACGATCGTGTTCGTCGTGGTCGTGTTCCAGGACGGCGGCTTCGTCAGCGCCCTCATGCAGCACGCCGCCGGCTAG
- a CDS encoding 4-hydroxy-3-methylbut-2-enyl diphosphate reductase, with protein MTITNGHSVPLAPPRVPAARGRLRDVPVDGTKRVLLAAPRGYCAGVDRAVVAVEKALEQYGEPVYVRKQIVHNVHVVSTLEQRGAVFVDDVAEVPRGSHVVFSAHGVSPAVVAGAADRDLHAIDATCPLVTKVHREATRFAKAERTIILIGHAGHEEVEGTMGHAPERTILVNGPADVAALEVPDPDNLVWLSQTTLSVDETMETVRLLREKYPSIENPPSDDICYATQNRQVAVKKVAPAADLVIVVGSANSSNSVRLVDVALEYGAKDAHRVDYAEEIRQEWLDGVATVGVTSGASVPEVLVAEVLDQLADAGYGSVEEVVTAHEDLMFSLPRELRTDAAGKPTRPLGGRTR; from the coding sequence GTGACGATCACCAACGGCCACTCGGTCCCGCTCGCCCCGCCGCGGGTCCCCGCTGCCCGTGGGCGTCTGCGGGACGTGCCCGTCGACGGGACCAAGCGCGTCCTGCTCGCCGCCCCGCGCGGGTACTGCGCCGGGGTGGACCGTGCGGTGGTCGCGGTCGAGAAGGCGCTCGAGCAGTACGGCGAGCCCGTGTACGTCCGCAAGCAGATCGTCCACAACGTCCACGTCGTCTCCACGCTCGAGCAGCGCGGCGCGGTCTTCGTCGACGACGTCGCCGAGGTCCCCCGCGGCTCGCACGTCGTCTTCAGCGCCCACGGTGTCTCACCGGCCGTCGTCGCGGGCGCCGCGGACCGCGACCTGCACGCCATCGACGCCACCTGCCCGCTCGTCACCAAGGTGCACCGTGAAGCGACCCGCTTCGCGAAGGCGGAGCGCACCATCATCCTCATCGGGCACGCCGGTCACGAAGAGGTCGAGGGCACCATGGGCCACGCCCCCGAGCGGACGATCCTGGTGAACGGACCGGCCGACGTCGCCGCGCTCGAGGTCCCCGACCCGGACAACCTCGTCTGGCTCTCGCAGACCACCCTGAGCGTGGACGAGACCATGGAGACGGTCCGACTCCTGCGCGAGAAGTACCCCTCGATCGAGAACCCGCCCTCGGACGACATCTGCTACGCCACCCAGAACCGCCAGGTCGCCGTCAAGAAGGTCGCGCCCGCCGCCGACCTGGTGATCGTGGTCGGGTCCGCGAACTCGTCGAACAGCGTCCGGCTCGTGGACGTCGCGCTGGAGTACGGCGCGAAGGACGCCCACCGTGTCGACTACGCCGAGGAGATCCGCCAGGAGTGGCTCGACGGCGTCGCCACCGTCGGCGTGACGAGTGGCGCCTCCGTGCCGGAGGTCCTGGTTGCAGAGGTTCTGGACCAGCTCGCCGACGCCGGGTACGGCTCGGTCGAGGAGGTCGTGACCGCCCACGAGGACCTGATGTTCTCGCTCCCGCGCGAACTGCGCACCGACGCGGCCGGCAAGCCGACGCGTCCGCTCGGCGGGCGGACCCGGTGA
- the xseA gene encoding exodeoxyribonuclease VII large subunit — translation MAIEQGPPTAEDPWPVALLGAKLRDWIDRLGVAWVEGEITQWNVAGGNVYGKLKDVDVDATVSFSIWSSVRSRVPADLKQGARVVAAVKPNYWVKGGSLTMQVVEMKHVGLGDLLERLERLRRALAEEGLFDPSRKRRLPFLPHRIGLVTGKDSDAEKDVKRNAQLRWPQVEFRTVHTAVQGDRAVAEVTAAIQELDADPEVDVIIVARGGGDFQNLLGFSDEGLVRAAAAATTPIVSAIGHEADRPILDEVADLRASTPTDAAKRVVPDVAEELANVRQARARLGLRLSHTLSVEADRIAALRSRPALASTAWLVDSRAEEVARDLSRARELLDRRIERSHSEVGHLTGRLRALSPRDTLRRGYAIVQTSSGSVVRGTDDLDGATPVHVTLGTGTAVGTLEADGPGPDGSGPRGSGTDGPRSDGSGADASGPAGSGSA, via the coding sequence ATGGCGATCGAACAGGGGCCACCCACGGCAGAGGACCCGTGGCCGGTCGCGCTGCTCGGCGCGAAGCTCCGCGACTGGATCGACCGGCTCGGCGTCGCCTGGGTCGAGGGTGAGATCACGCAGTGGAACGTCGCCGGCGGCAACGTCTACGGCAAGCTCAAGGACGTCGACGTCGACGCGACGGTGTCCTTCTCCATCTGGTCGAGCGTGCGCTCCCGGGTGCCGGCCGACCTCAAGCAGGGTGCCCGCGTGGTCGCCGCGGTGAAGCCGAACTACTGGGTCAAGGGCGGCTCGCTCACCATGCAGGTGGTCGAGATGAAGCACGTCGGGCTCGGTGACCTGCTCGAACGGCTCGAACGGCTCCGGCGGGCCCTCGCCGAGGAGGGCCTGTTCGACCCGTCGCGCAAGAGGCGCCTGCCATTCCTCCCGCACCGGATCGGCCTGGTCACCGGCAAGGACTCCGACGCCGAGAAGGACGTCAAGCGGAACGCCCAGCTGCGGTGGCCCCAGGTCGAGTTCCGCACCGTGCACACCGCCGTCCAGGGCGACCGTGCCGTGGCCGAGGTCACGGCGGCGATCCAGGAACTCGACGCCGACCCCGAGGTCGACGTGATCATCGTCGCCCGCGGTGGTGGCGACTTCCAGAACCTCCTCGGCTTCAGCGACGAAGGGCTCGTCCGGGCCGCCGCCGCGGCGACGACCCCCATCGTGTCGGCCATCGGGCACGAAGCCGACCGGCCGATCCTCGACGAGGTCGCCGACCTCCGCGCCTCCACGCCGACGGACGCGGCCAAGCGGGTCGTCCCGGACGTCGCCGAGGAGCTCGCGAACGTCCGTCAGGCCCGCGCGCGGCTCGGCCTGCGGCTCTCGCACACCCTCTCGGTCGAGGCCGACCGGATCGCCGCGCTGCGGTCCCGACCCGCGCTCGCCTCCACCGCCTGGCTCGTCGACTCCCGCGCCGAGGAGGTCGCCCGCGACCTCTCGCGCGCCCGTGAACTCCTGGACCGGCGCATCGAGCGCTCCCACTCCGAGGTCGGCCACCTGACCGGACGGCTCCGGGCGCTCTCGCCGCGCGACACGCTCCGGCGCGGGTACGCCATCGTCCAGACGAGCAGCGGTTCGGTCGTGCGCGGGACGGACGACCTCGACGGCGCGACGCCGGTGCACGTGACGCTCGGCACGGGGACGGCGGTCGGGACGCTCGAGGCGGACGGCCCGGGGCCGGACGGCTCCGGCCCGCGCGGCTCAGGGACCGACGGTCCCCGGTCGGACGGATCCGGAGCCGACGCGTCGGGTCCGGCCGGGTCGGGCTCGGCCTGA
- a CDS encoding exodeoxyribonuclease VII small subunit, protein MSSEQQSEQSDVRSLSYEAARDELVRVVSELEQGSATLERSLGLWERGEALAARCEEWLVGARARLDAARAATEDGAADQAAPGDER, encoded by the coding sequence GTGTCTTCCGAGCAGCAGTCCGAGCAGTCCGACGTCCGCTCGCTGAGCTATGAAGCGGCGCGGGACGAACTCGTCCGCGTCGTCTCCGAACTCGAGCAGGGGTCGGCGACCCTCGAGCGTTCCCTGGGTCTGTGGGAGCGCGGCGAAGCCCTCGCGGCGCGGTGTGAAGAGTGGCTCGTCGGCGCGCGGGCACGGCTCGACGCAGCGCGGGCGGCGACCGAGGACGGCGCTGCCGACCAGGCGGCACCCGGTGACGAACGATGA
- a CDS encoding DUF4245 domain-containing protein has translation MSDPETGRPIVAELGRPETPEETWARKDTARRARREHQTAFNLVLALIASLGIVLFLVAVVVRPDQSIDRAVDYRQVAEQADVSGATLLVPSLPSAYTSNHAEYQSGSSRGVAVWTIGLLTPDDQYIGMHQGIDANATWVADQLEQKPATGSRTIDGTKWTVYDRRDEGKDAGNNTYALVTTSGRDTVVLAGTADDRSFRTVATAVGKQLSE, from the coding sequence ATGAGCGACCCGGAGACCGGACGCCCGATCGTCGCCGAGCTCGGACGTCCCGAGACGCCCGAGGAGACCTGGGCCCGCAAGGACACCGCACGGCGCGCTCGTCGTGAGCACCAGACGGCGTTCAACCTCGTGCTGGCGCTCATCGCCTCGCTCGGCATCGTGCTGTTCCTGGTCGCGGTCGTCGTGCGTCCCGACCAGTCGATCGACCGCGCGGTGGACTACCGCCAGGTCGCCGAACAGGCGGACGTCTCCGGCGCCACGCTCCTCGTGCCCTCGCTGCCGTCCGCGTACACGTCGAACCACGCCGAGTACCAGTCGGGGTCGTCCCGCGGGGTCGCCGTCTGGACGATCGGGCTCCTGACGCCGGACGACCAGTACATCGGCATGCACCAGGGCATCGACGCCAACGCGACGTGGGTCGCCGACCAGCTCGAGCAGAAGCCGGCCACGGGCTCCCGGACGATCGACGGCACGAAGTGGACCGTGTACGACCGCCGCGACGAAGGCAAGGACGCGGGCAACAACACCTACGCCCTCGTGACCACGTCCGGACGCGACACCGTGGTCCTCGCCGGCACCGCCGACGACCGCTCCTTCCGCACCGTCGCGACCGCCGTGGGCAAGCAACTCAGCGAGTGA
- a CDS encoding carbonic anhydrase, with protein sequence MTDRAASTPADALRILVDGNARFAADKRRTGRIDPERRSELQGSQAPFATVLGCSDSRVPFEHVFDAGIGDVFAIRNAGQIVDDVVLGSIEFAVVALGTPLVVVLRHTKCGAVAAARSGEPVPAPHLQSLVDAIAPSVERVRATDPDVEQESVGAAHLESTLKAILDRSGAVSDAIAEGRLAVVGATYDLTTGEVSIDTVVGQA encoded by the coding sequence ATGACCGACCGCGCAGCATCCACCCCCGCCGACGCCCTCCGAATCCTGGTCGACGGCAACGCCCGCTTCGCCGCGGACAAGCGCCGCACCGGGCGGATCGACCCCGAACGACGCTCGGAACTGCAGGGCTCGCAGGCCCCGTTCGCGACCGTCCTCGGCTGCTCGGACTCGCGGGTGCCGTTCGAGCACGTGTTCGACGCCGGGATCGGTGACGTCTTCGCGATCCGCAACGCGGGCCAGATCGTCGACGACGTCGTGCTCGGGTCGATCGAGTTCGCCGTCGTGGCGCTCGGCACCCCGCTCGTCGTCGTCCTCCGTCACACCAAGTGCGGTGCCGTCGCCGCCGCCCGCTCGGGTGAGCCCGTCCCCGCGCCGCACCTGCAGTCCCTCGTCGACGCGATCGCCCCGAGCGTCGAGCGTGTCCGCGCCACCGACCCCGACGTCGAGCAGGAGTCGGTCGGCGCCGCGCACCTCGAGTCGACGCTGAAGGCGATCCTGGACCGTTCGGGCGCCGTGTCCGACGCCATCGCGGAGGGTAGGTTGGCCGTGGTCGGCGCGACCTACGACCTCACCACGGGAGAGGTCTCGATCGACACCGTCGTCGGTCAGGCCTGA